In Nymphaea colorata isolate Beijing-Zhang1983 chromosome 5, ASM883128v2, whole genome shotgun sequence, one genomic interval encodes:
- the LOC116254868 gene encoding acyl-CoA-binding domain-containing protein 6 isoform X2 produces MVLVGGDSGQGLLDDVQILDFNKLTWSTTKVAPKAFFTPSSLPSKVPPCKGHSLVSWGKKILLIGGKSNPTCERVSVWAFDIETECWSCVEAKGDIPVARSGHSVTRSGSVLILFGGEDVKGRKLNDLHMFDLKSFMWLPLHYTGTGPSARSNHVAALYDDKTLIIFGGAAKSRILNDLYSLDFETMVWSRLKTRGFHPSPRAGCCGVLCGTKWYITGGGSRKKRYAETLVFDVLKVEWSVSATASSSSVTTNKGFSLVLIQHKEKSFLVAFGGSKKEPSNQVEVFMIEQSKQSMCLRSAPEKCSLPVDNCSKIVSPSCPIDSIAKQNLKSALEQNGSSRKSLSESSMDQNPASGNISLRKQFHHEECSLQMKMQKELEEDRNREWNDNSLQSNAPAQKTKPVDSMLEMAATKGIMNADHDSPFSFDYENIRDYQKQANLNASLEDDAIPLQEIDEKTGSSTGPANVCELYEAKLAATLRKNSSLEGQLSAALASREAMEKYLSTVIKSRQEMEKKLADSMKEIDLLKEKLASAELAQEEANSLSNIVHSDNVRLEHDVAFLKAVLDDTQKELHSTRGVLAGERARAFQLQVEVFHLKQRLQSLENRAPTPRKPFNV; encoded by the exons ATGGTGCTGGTTGGTGGTGATTCAGGCCAGGGGTTATTGGATGATGTTCAG ATTTTGGACTTCAACAAACTTACATGGTCAACAACAAAGGTTGCTCCAAAAGCCTTTTTTACGCCATCCAGTCTCCCATCAAAGGTTCCTCCATGTAAAGGACACAGTCTG GTCTCATGGGGAAAAAAGATTCTTTTGATTGGAGGAAAGAGCAATCCCACGTGTGAGAGAGTTTCAG TTTGGGCTTTTGATATAGAGACTGAATGCTGGTCATGTGTCGAAGCAAAAGGTGATATTCCG GTGGCCCGTAGCGGACATTCTGTGACAAGATCGGGTTCTGTTTTGATCCTTTTTGGTGGTGAAGATGTCAAAGGAAGGAAATTAAATGATCTTCATATGTTTGATCTCAAGTCTTTCATGTGGCTTCCTTTACATTATAC TGGAACAGGACCTTCAGCAAGGTCAAACCATGTTGCTGCTCTTTACGATGATAAAACACTTATCATATTTGGTGGTGCTGCAAAATCCAGGATCCTGAATGACCTATATTCACTTGATTTTGAGACA ATGGTCTGGTCAAGACTTAAGACTCGAGGTTTTCATCCATCTCCAAGAGCAGGATGCTGTGGTGTTTTATGTGGCACCAAATGGTACATAACAGGGGGTGGAAGCAGGAAAAAGA GGTATGCAGAGACATTGGTCTTCGATGTGCTGAAGGTTGAGTGGTCTGTATCTGCAACTGCATCATCTTCCTCTGTCACGACTAACAAG GGATTCAGTCTGGTGCTTATTCAGCACAAAGAGAAGAGCTTCCTTGTTGCTTTTGGAGGGAGTAAGAAGGAACCATCTAATCAG GTTGAGGTATTTATGATTGAGCAGAGCAAGCAGTCAATGTGCCTGAGATCAGCACCAGAAAAGTGTTCTTTGCCAGTTGATAATTGTTCAAAGATTGTATCCCCTTCATGTCCAATTGATAGTATTGCAAAGCAGAACTTGAAGTCTGCACTGGAACAAAATGGTTCCAGTAGGAAATCTCTTTCAGAATCATCTATGGATCAGAACCCCGCATCTGGCAATATCTCTCTCCGCAAGCAATTTCACCATGAGGAGTGCAGCTTGCAAATGAAAATGCAGAAAGAACTTGAAGAAGATAGAAATAGGGAGTGGAATGATAATTCATTGCAAAGTAATGCCCCGGCACAG AAAACAAAACCTGTGGACTCAATGCTTGAAATGGCTGCTACCAAAGGCATCATGAATGCTGACCATGATTCACCATTCTCTTTTGATTATGAGAACATTAGAGATTACCAAAAGCAAGCAAATTTAAATGCATCCCTGGAAGATGATGCTATACCGCTGCAAGAAATTGATGAGAAAACTGGCAGTTCAACTGGCCCTGCAAATGTATGTGAACTTTATGAAGCAAAATTAGCGGCAACATTAAGGAAGAATAGTTCTTTGGAGGGTCAGCTTTCAGCAGCATTGGCAAGTCGAGAAGCAATGGAGAAATACCTTTCTACTGTAATCAAGAGCAGgcaggagatggagaaaaaGCTGGCTGATTCCATGAAGGAGATAGATTTGCTTAAGGAGAAGTTGGCATCTGCAGAACTGGCACAAGAAGAGGCCAACAGCTTGTCAAACATTGTCCACTCCGACAATGTCCGCCTGGAGCATGACGTTGCATTCCTTAAAGCAGTCTTAGATGACACCCAGAAG GAGCTGCACTCTACGAGAGGGGTGCTGGCTGGTGAAAGAGCAAGAGCGTTCCAGCTGCAG GTTGAGGTCTTCCATCTTAAACAAAGGTTACAGTCACTCGAGAACAGGGCACCTACTCCAAGGAAACCATTTAATGTATAA